Proteins from a genomic interval of Gossypium hirsutum isolate 1008001.06 chromosome A09, Gossypium_hirsutum_v2.1, whole genome shotgun sequence:
- the LOC107888552 gene encoding probable galacturonosyltransferase 14 isoform X4, with protein sequence MIQDEEIPEGLKLPDSFSHLVSDMKNNQYDAKTFALMLRATIMKLETEIMESRFSELMNKHFAASSIPRGIHCLSLRLTNEYSSNAHARRQLPFPELLPLVSNNSYHHFILSTDNILAASVVVTSAVESSLEPSKIVFHIITDKKTYAAMHSWFALNLVSPAIVEVKGVHQFDWLTRENVPLLDVVDNHNDIKDYYHGSHITETNLSDTTRKFASKLEVRSPKYISLLNHLRIYLPKLFPDLEKVIFLDDDVVIQCDLSPLLEIDLHGKVNGAVETCKGEGEWVMSKRFKNYFNFSHPIIAKHLDPDECAWAYGMNIFDLRAWRKTNIIETYHHWFKENLDSNLTLWKFGTLPPALIAFKGHVHPIDPSWHMLGLGYQSKTDIENVKKAAVIHYNGQLKPWLPIGLEHLRPFWTKYVNYSNDFVRNCHIMDS encoded by the exons ATGATTCAGGA TGAGGAAATCCCAGAAGGACTAAAGCTTCCGGATTCATTTAGTCATCTTGTTTCTGATATGAAGAACAACCAGTACGATGCAAAGACCTTTGCATTAATGTTAAGAGCAACG ATAATGAAACTTGAAACAGAAATAATGGAATCTAGATTTTCAGAGTTGATGAACAAACACTTTGCAGCAAGTTCCATTCCAAGAGGCATCCATTGTCTTTCTTTACGTTTAACTAATGAATATtcatccaatgctcatgcacgtAGACAATTGCCTTTTCCTGAGCTTCTGCCTTTGGTTTCTAACAATTCTTACCACCACTTTATCCTGTCAACAGACAACATATTGGCTGCTTCGGTAGTTGTTACCTCTGCTGTCGAATCATCACTAGAACCTAGCAAGATCGTCTTCCACATCATCACAGACAAGAAAACTTATGCGGCTATGCATTCTTGGTTTGCATTAAACCTCGTATCCCCTGCCATAGTTGAAGTGAAAGGTGTTCATCAATTTGATTGGTTAACTAGAGAGAATGTTCCTTTGCTTGACGTCGTAGACAATCATAACGACATAAAAGATTACTATCATGGCAGTCATATTACAGAGACAAATCTCTCTGATACTACTCGAAAATTCGCTTCTAAATTGGAGGTTCGAAGTCCAAAGTACATATCCTTACTCAACCATCTTCGAATATATTTACCCAAG CTGTTTCCGGACCTTGAGAAAGTGATATTTTTAGATGATGATGTTGTAATTCAATGTGATTTGTCTCCTCTTTTGGAGATTGATCTGCACGGAAAAGTAAATGGAGCTGTTGAAACTTGTAAAGGCGAAGGTGAATGGGTGATGTCCAAACGTTTCAAAAACTACTTCAATTTTTCCCATCCTATTATAGCTAAGCATTTAGATCCTGATGAATGTGCATGGGCTTATGGGATGAATATATTTGATCTTCGTGCATGGAGGAAGACAAATATAATAGAGACGTATCATCACTGGTTTAAAGAG AACCTGGATTCAAACCTGACATTGTGGAAGTTTGGAACTCTACCACCCGCTCTGATTGCATTTAAAGGTCATGTTCATCCAATTGACCCGTCATGGCATATGCTTGGCTTAGGCTATCAGAGTAAAACCGATATTGAGAACGTGAAAAAAGCAGCCGTTATTCATTACAATGGCCAGTTAAAACCATGGCTGCCGATCGGCCTCGAGCATCTTCGGCCATTTTGGACCAAGTATGTCAACTACTCCAATGATTTTGTTAGGAATTGCCATATTATGGACTCCTAG
- the LOC107888552 gene encoding probable galacturonosyltransferase 14 isoform X3 encodes MILNQVNSEEIPEGLKLPDSFSHLVSDMKNNQYDAKTFALMLRATIMKLETEIMESRFSELMNKHFAASSIPRGIHCLSLRLTNEYSSNAHARRQLPFPELLPLVSNNSYHHFILSTDNILAASVVVTSAVESSLEPSKIVFHIITDKKTYAAMHSWFALNLVSPAIVEVKGVHQFDWLTRENVPLLDVVDNHNDIKDYYHGSHITETNLSDTTRKFASKLEVRSPKYISLLNHLRIYLPKLFPDLEKVIFLDDDVVIQCDLSPLLEIDLHGKVNGAVETCKGEGEWVMSKRFKNYFNFSHPIIAKHLDPDECAWAYGMNIFDLRAWRKTNIIETYHHWFKENLDSNLTLWKFGTLPPALIAFKGHVHPIDPSWHMLGLGYQSKTDIENVKKAAVIHYNGQLKPWLPIGLEHLRPFWTKYVNYSNDFVRNCHIMDS; translated from the exons ATGATTCTCAATCAAGTAAACAGTGAGGAAATCCCAGAAGGACTAAAGCTTCCGGATTCATTTAGTCATCTTGTTTCTGATATGAAGAACAACCAGTACGATGCAAAGACCTTTGCATTAATGTTAAGAGCAACG ATAATGAAACTTGAAACAGAAATAATGGAATCTAGATTTTCAGAGTTGATGAACAAACACTTTGCAGCAAGTTCCATTCCAAGAGGCATCCATTGTCTTTCTTTACGTTTAACTAATGAATATtcatccaatgctcatgcacgtAGACAATTGCCTTTTCCTGAGCTTCTGCCTTTGGTTTCTAACAATTCTTACCACCACTTTATCCTGTCAACAGACAACATATTGGCTGCTTCGGTAGTTGTTACCTCTGCTGTCGAATCATCACTAGAACCTAGCAAGATCGTCTTCCACATCATCACAGACAAGAAAACTTATGCGGCTATGCATTCTTGGTTTGCATTAAACCTCGTATCCCCTGCCATAGTTGAAGTGAAAGGTGTTCATCAATTTGATTGGTTAACTAGAGAGAATGTTCCTTTGCTTGACGTCGTAGACAATCATAACGACATAAAAGATTACTATCATGGCAGTCATATTACAGAGACAAATCTCTCTGATACTACTCGAAAATTCGCTTCTAAATTGGAGGTTCGAAGTCCAAAGTACATATCCTTACTCAACCATCTTCGAATATATTTACCCAAG CTGTTTCCGGACCTTGAGAAAGTGATATTTTTAGATGATGATGTTGTAATTCAATGTGATTTGTCTCCTCTTTTGGAGATTGATCTGCACGGAAAAGTAAATGGAGCTGTTGAAACTTGTAAAGGCGAAGGTGAATGGGTGATGTCCAAACGTTTCAAAAACTACTTCAATTTTTCCCATCCTATTATAGCTAAGCATTTAGATCCTGATGAATGTGCATGGGCTTATGGGATGAATATATTTGATCTTCGTGCATGGAGGAAGACAAATATAATAGAGACGTATCATCACTGGTTTAAAGAG AACCTGGATTCAAACCTGACATTGTGGAAGTTTGGAACTCTACCACCCGCTCTGATTGCATTTAAAGGTCATGTTCATCCAATTGACCCGTCATGGCATATGCTTGGCTTAGGCTATCAGAGTAAAACCGATATTGAGAACGTGAAAAAAGCAGCCGTTATTCATTACAATGGCCAGTTAAAACCATGGCTGCCGATCGGCCTCGAGCATCTTCGGCCATTTTGGACCAAGTATGTCAACTACTCCAATGATTTTGTTAGGAATTGCCATATTATGGACTCCTAG
- the LOC107888551 gene encoding BAG family molecular chaperone regulator 8, chloroplastic, with the protein MACHHHHHHQHHHTSATCCSTCSCNQCSQPAPASSPYPQQSDHLLQALASLLQPQQNHYLNQTHLLKSFQDQKFAAKNHHFNQKQQEQPDFLISSLVSRINALESSLHSFSKASSCSSYPSFSLKDAAARVIQTHFRAFLVHRSRTLRQLKDLAFIRSSLNTLKLSVSNNIHFDPQAVSQKAMDLLLKLDSFQGGDPMIRDGKRSVSKDLIQFLEYVDGLVLKRHKLLYKNAKTIRVLRNGSSKPKVLRSKSGEVMEKLRDRVEKLERFSTIEERNDVVELEGFHQGIDEAENKNKNKNKNGELLLKRQGIQPKVKKTVSFAENGNVYRIISNGDEVNSSGDGSLTDESVSSDERGDTMENLVKESEDLVENLEEAMNLNKQARSNSVEDYQIQGGDFVFSAPLPVKMESKADLMKKRNGALKIVSS; encoded by the exons ATGGCctgccaccaccaccaccaccaccagcaCCACCATACCTCCGCCACCTGCTGCTCCACCTGCTCTTGCAATCAGTGCTCCCAACCAGCACCGGCTTCGTCTCCATATCCCCAACAGTCTGACCATCTTCTACAAGCCCTTGCGTCTCTCCTTCAACCCCAACAAAATCATTATCTAAATCAAACCCATCTTCTAAAATCATTCCAAGATCAAAAATTTGCCGCTAAAAACCATCACTTTAATCAAAAACAGCAAGAACAACCCGACTTTCTCATATCTTCACTTGTGAGCCGTATCAATGCTCTTGAATCATCACTCCATAGCTTCTCCAAAGCCTCAAGTTGTTCTTCTTACCCTTCATTTTCACTTAAAGATGCAGCTGCTCGTGTAATCCAAACCCATTTCAGAGCTTTCTTAGTTCATAGATCAAGAACACTTAGACAGCTCAAAGATCTCGCCTTTATCAGATCAAGTCTCAACACTCTCAAGCTTTCAGTTTCCAATAATATCCATTTTGATCCCCAAGCTGTTTCTCAAAAAGCCATGGACTTGCTTCTCAAACTGGACTCTTTTCAG GGTGGTGATCCAATGATTAGAGATGGAAAAAGGTCAGTTAGTAAAGATTTGATTCAGTTTTTAGAATATGTTGATGGGTTAGTTTTAAAAAGGCATAAGCTCCTATATAAGAATGCAAAAACCATTAGGGTTTTGAGAAATGGTAGTAGTAAACCTAAGGTTTTAAGGTCCAAATCTGGTGAAGTAATGGAGAAGCTGAGAGACAGAGTTGAAAAACTTGAGAGGTTTTCTACCATTGAAGAAAGAAATGATGTTGTTGAGCTTGAAGGTTTTCATCAAGGTATTGATGAAgcagagaataaaaataaaaataaaaataaaaatggtgagCTTTTGTTGAAAAGGCAAGGGATTCAACCAAAAGTGAAGAAAACTGTAAGCTTTGCTGAAAATGGGAATGTTTATAGGATTATTAGCAATGGAGATGAGGTTAATTCAAGTGGAGATGGTAGTTTAACCGATGAGAGTGTTTCGAGTGATGAACGTGGAGATACAATGGAGAATCTTGTCAAAGAAAGTGAAGATTTAGTTGAGAATTTGGAGGAGGCAATGAACTTGAACAAACAGGCAAGAAGTAACAGTGTTGAGGACTATCAGATTCAAGGTGGTGATTTTGTGTTTTCTGCTCCATTGCCTGTGAAGATGGAATCTAAAGCTGATCTAATGAAGAAGAGGAATGGTGCGCTCAAAATTGTTTCATCATAG
- the LOC107888552 gene encoding probable galacturonosyltransferase 14 isoform X2, whose protein sequence is MQLQVSLSMRIITISNNNVFIDLMKITVAATHISYRTLFHTILILTFLLPFSFILTAFFTLEGVDKCSSFDCLGRRLGPRILGRVDDSGRLVKDLYMILNQVNSEEIPEGLKLPDSFSHLVSDMKNNQYDAKTFALMLRATIMKLETEIMESRFSELMNKHFAASSIPRDNILAASVVVTSAVESSLEPSKIVFHIITDKKTYAAMHSWFALNLVSPAIVEVKGVHQFDWLTRENVPLLDVVDNHNDIKDYYHGSHITETNLSDTTRKFASKLEVRSPKYISLLNHLRIYLPKLFPDLEKVIFLDDDVVIQCDLSPLLEIDLHGKVNGAVETCKGEGEWVMSKRFKNYFNFSHPIIAKHLDPDECAWAYGMNIFDLRAWRKTNIIETYHHWFKENLDSNLTLWKFGTLPPALIAFKGHVHPIDPSWHMLGLGYQSKTDIENVKKAAVIHYNGQLKPWLPIGLEHLRPFWTKYVNYSNDFVRNCHIMDS, encoded by the exons ATGCAGCTTCAAGTCTCGCTTAGCATGAGAATTATAACCATATCAAACAACAATGTGTTTATTGACTTGATGAAGATCACGGTGGCTGCTACACATATTTCGTATAGGACCCTTTTCCATACCATTCTGATCCTCACTTTCTTGCTACCTTTTAGCTTCATTCTAACCGCTTTTTTTACTCTTGAAGGTGTCGACAAGTGCTCCTCATTTG ATTGTTTAGGTAGACGATTAGGGCCAAGGATTCTTGGTAGAGTTGATGATTCAGGA AGACTAGTTAAGGACTTATATATGATTCTCAATCAAGTAAACAGTGAGGAAATCCCAGAAGGACTAAAGCTTCCGGATTCATTTAGTCATCTTGTTTCTGATATGAAGAACAACCAGTACGATGCAAAGACCTTTGCATTAATGTTAAGAGCAACG ATAATGAAACTTGAAACAGAAATAATGGAATCTAGATTTTCAGAGTTGATGAACAAACACTTTGCAGCAAGTTCCATTCCAAGAG ACAACATATTGGCTGCTTCGGTAGTTGTTACCTCTGCTGTCGAATCATCACTAGAACCTAGCAAGATCGTCTTCCACATCATCACAGACAAGAAAACTTATGCGGCTATGCATTCTTGGTTTGCATTAAACCTCGTATCCCCTGCCATAGTTGAAGTGAAAGGTGTTCATCAATTTGATTGGTTAACTAGAGAGAATGTTCCTTTGCTTGACGTCGTAGACAATCATAACGACATAAAAGATTACTATCATGGCAGTCATATTACAGAGACAAATCTCTCTGATACTACTCGAAAATTCGCTTCTAAATTGGAGGTTCGAAGTCCAAAGTACATATCCTTACTCAACCATCTTCGAATATATTTACCCAAG CTGTTTCCGGACCTTGAGAAAGTGATATTTTTAGATGATGATGTTGTAATTCAATGTGATTTGTCTCCTCTTTTGGAGATTGATCTGCACGGAAAAGTAAATGGAGCTGTTGAAACTTGTAAAGGCGAAGGTGAATGGGTGATGTCCAAACGTTTCAAAAACTACTTCAATTTTTCCCATCCTATTATAGCTAAGCATTTAGATCCTGATGAATGTGCATGGGCTTATGGGATGAATATATTTGATCTTCGTGCATGGAGGAAGACAAATATAATAGAGACGTATCATCACTGGTTTAAAGAG AACCTGGATTCAAACCTGACATTGTGGAAGTTTGGAACTCTACCACCCGCTCTGATTGCATTTAAAGGTCATGTTCATCCAATTGACCCGTCATGGCATATGCTTGGCTTAGGCTATCAGAGTAAAACCGATATTGAGAACGTGAAAAAAGCAGCCGTTATTCATTACAATGGCCAGTTAAAACCATGGCTGCCGATCGGCCTCGAGCATCTTCGGCCATTTTGGACCAAGTATGTCAACTACTCCAATGATTTTGTTAGGAATTGCCATATTATGGACTCCTAG
- the LOC107888552 gene encoding probable galacturonosyltransferase 14 isoform X1, producing MQLQVSLSMRIITISNNNVFIDLMKITVAATHISYRTLFHTILILTFLLPFSFILTAFFTLEGVDKCSSFDCLGRRLGPRILGRVDDSGRLVKDLYMILNQVNSEEIPEGLKLPDSFSHLVSDMKNNQYDAKTFALMLRATIMKLETEIMESRFSELMNKHFAASSIPRGIHCLSLRLTNEYSSNAHARRQLPFPELLPLVSNNSYHHFILSTDNILAASVVVTSAVESSLEPSKIVFHIITDKKTYAAMHSWFALNLVSPAIVEVKGVHQFDWLTRENVPLLDVVDNHNDIKDYYHGSHITETNLSDTTRKFASKLEVRSPKYISLLNHLRIYLPKLFPDLEKVIFLDDDVVIQCDLSPLLEIDLHGKVNGAVETCKGEGEWVMSKRFKNYFNFSHPIIAKHLDPDECAWAYGMNIFDLRAWRKTNIIETYHHWFKENLDSNLTLWKFGTLPPALIAFKGHVHPIDPSWHMLGLGYQSKTDIENVKKAAVIHYNGQLKPWLPIGLEHLRPFWTKYVNYSNDFVRNCHIMDS from the exons ATGCAGCTTCAAGTCTCGCTTAGCATGAGAATTATAACCATATCAAACAACAATGTGTTTATTGACTTGATGAAGATCACGGTGGCTGCTACACATATTTCGTATAGGACCCTTTTCCATACCATTCTGATCCTCACTTTCTTGCTACCTTTTAGCTTCATTCTAACCGCTTTTTTTACTCTTGAAGGTGTCGACAAGTGCTCCTCATTTG ATTGTTTAGGTAGACGATTAGGGCCAAGGATTCTTGGTAGAGTTGATGATTCAGGA AGACTAGTTAAGGACTTATATATGATTCTCAATCAAGTAAACAGTGAGGAAATCCCAGAAGGACTAAAGCTTCCGGATTCATTTAGTCATCTTGTTTCTGATATGAAGAACAACCAGTACGATGCAAAGACCTTTGCATTAATGTTAAGAGCAACG ATAATGAAACTTGAAACAGAAATAATGGAATCTAGATTTTCAGAGTTGATGAACAAACACTTTGCAGCAAGTTCCATTCCAAGAGGCATCCATTGTCTTTCTTTACGTTTAACTAATGAATATtcatccaatgctcatgcacgtAGACAATTGCCTTTTCCTGAGCTTCTGCCTTTGGTTTCTAACAATTCTTACCACCACTTTATCCTGTCAACAGACAACATATTGGCTGCTTCGGTAGTTGTTACCTCTGCTGTCGAATCATCACTAGAACCTAGCAAGATCGTCTTCCACATCATCACAGACAAGAAAACTTATGCGGCTATGCATTCTTGGTTTGCATTAAACCTCGTATCCCCTGCCATAGTTGAAGTGAAAGGTGTTCATCAATTTGATTGGTTAACTAGAGAGAATGTTCCTTTGCTTGACGTCGTAGACAATCATAACGACATAAAAGATTACTATCATGGCAGTCATATTACAGAGACAAATCTCTCTGATACTACTCGAAAATTCGCTTCTAAATTGGAGGTTCGAAGTCCAAAGTACATATCCTTACTCAACCATCTTCGAATATATTTACCCAAG CTGTTTCCGGACCTTGAGAAAGTGATATTTTTAGATGATGATGTTGTAATTCAATGTGATTTGTCTCCTCTTTTGGAGATTGATCTGCACGGAAAAGTAAATGGAGCTGTTGAAACTTGTAAAGGCGAAGGTGAATGGGTGATGTCCAAACGTTTCAAAAACTACTTCAATTTTTCCCATCCTATTATAGCTAAGCATTTAGATCCTGATGAATGTGCATGGGCTTATGGGATGAATATATTTGATCTTCGTGCATGGAGGAAGACAAATATAATAGAGACGTATCATCACTGGTTTAAAGAG AACCTGGATTCAAACCTGACATTGTGGAAGTTTGGAACTCTACCACCCGCTCTGATTGCATTTAAAGGTCATGTTCATCCAATTGACCCGTCATGGCATATGCTTGGCTTAGGCTATCAGAGTAAAACCGATATTGAGAACGTGAAAAAAGCAGCCGTTATTCATTACAATGGCCAGTTAAAACCATGGCTGCCGATCGGCCTCGAGCATCTTCGGCCATTTTGGACCAAGTATGTCAACTACTCCAATGATTTTGTTAGGAATTGCCATATTATGGACTCCTAG